AATGCGATTTTCAAGATCTTGCTCATGAGGGGCCTTGTAGCAGCAGCTTAAGACTTGGACAGCAGCCGGCGTGCGGTTTCGAGGTCGGCGGGGGTGTCGACGCCGCGGGGCACGGCGTCGACGACCATCACGTCGATGCGCATGCCGGCTTCCAGCGCCCGCAGCTGTTCCAGCTTTTCCTGTTGCTCCAGCGGCGACGGCGGCAGGCTGACGAAGCGCTCCAGCGCCGCCCGGCGGTAGGCGTAAAGCCCGATGTGATGGTACCTCGGTCCGTCGCCATACGGCGCCGTGGCCCGGGTGAAATACAACGCGCGCAGGCGCCGGCCGCCGAGAGGCGAGCCGACCGCCTTGACGACGTTCGGATTGAGGCTCTCCTCCTCGGTATGGATCTGCGCGGCAAGGGTCGCGATGTCGACGGCGGGATCGTCCAGCGGCGGCAGCACGTCGCTGATGTTCTGCGGGTCGATGGTCGGGAAATCGCCCTGCAGATTGACCACGATCTCGGCCTCGCGCGCAGGGTCGAGCTTGCACATGGCCTCGTAGATGCGGTCCGACCCGGAGGGATGATTGGGCTTGGTCATCACCACCTCGCCACCCGCCGCCGTCACGGCGTCCGCGATCTCCAGCGTGTCGGTTGCCACGGCCACGCGGCCGATCGCGGCCTCCTGCGCGCGCCGGAGCACCTGCACGATCATCGGCTGGCCGGCGATGTCGAGCAGCGGCTTGCCGGGCAGGCGGGTCGAGGCCATGCGGGCAGGGATCAGCACGAGGATTTTGGACTTGGTCATCCGGGAAACGGCAGGTCGGAGCCGGTCGCAACAGCGCGGGCCGGACTGGATGGGGACAGCAGGGGCGGCCCGCTTATACGGGTTGCCAGAGCACGGGCAAACCGATATCTCACTTCTGCCGCAGGGGGAGGCGCGACGGCTCGATTCCGCTCGATGCCTTGACGAATCCTGGGGCGATTCACGGTCGCGGCCCCGCGGCCTCCCAAGCAATGAAATCCGCCCTCGGAGCCTGATTCCAAAATGGACTCCTTCGAACTGAACAAAATCCTCGGCGCCGTTCTGGCCGCCTGTCTGGTCGTGCTGGTCACGAGCTTCTCCGCTGGCGCGATCTTCGCGCCGAAAATGCCGGAGAAACCGGGGTTCGAGATCGCCGTGAAGGAGGCCCAGGGCGCAGGCAAGGAAGCCGCTGCGCCGGCCGCGGCCGAGCCGATCGAGAAGCTGCTGCAGACCGCCTCGGTTGAGAAGGGCGCTGCCGCCGCCAAGAAATGCGCGGCCTGCCACACCTTCGACAAGGGCGGCAAGAATGCCGTCGGCCCCAACCTCTACGGCATCGTCGGCGACAAGATCGGCGAAGGCCGCGGCTTCAACTTCTCGGCCGCGATGAAGGCCAAGGGCGGCACCTGGACGATCGAGGATCTCAACCACTTCATCGCCAATCCGAAGGG
This region of Bradyrhizobium sp. SZCCHNS1050 genomic DNA includes:
- a CDS encoding c-type cytochrome yields the protein MDSFELNKILGAVLAACLVVLVTSFSAGAIFAPKMPEKPGFEIAVKEAQGAGKEAAAPAAAEPIEKLLQTASVEKGAAAAKKCAACHTFDKGGKNAVGPNLYGIVGDKIGEGRGFNFSAAMKAKGGTWTIEDLNHFIANPKGYIPGTAMGFAGIQKDSERADVLAYLNSLSDNPAPLPTAAK
- a CDS encoding 3-deoxy-manno-octulosonate cytidylyltransferase; the protein is MTKSKILVLIPARMASTRLPGKPLLDIAGQPMIVQVLRRAQEAAIGRVAVATDTLEIADAVTAAGGEVVMTKPNHPSGSDRIYEAMCKLDPAREAEIVVNLQGDFPTIDPQNISDVLPPLDDPAVDIATLAAQIHTEEESLNPNVVKAVGSPLGGRRLRALYFTRATAPYGDGPRYHHIGLYAYRRAALERFVSLPPSPLEQQEKLEQLRALEAGMRIDVMVVDAVPRGVDTPADLETARRLLSKS